The following proteins come from a genomic window of Candidatus Margulisiibacteriota bacterium:
- a CDS encoding ATP-binding protein, protein MAAIVALLLGLLIYFKNRKSERNIAFALLCLSTIVWQLTWTILFNIHDNGIAAVLVKVGYSGIIFLPITIFHFAVKYAEKKIDRIMSYIAYAIGGILLIVLWGTDYYIKGDYQYFFGYYPKASYLHPFYLVLLFILVCRCYIIFNSKLREKESSVFQKDQARYLKMSVVVYSVAATDFLANYGIEFYPVGFIFVVLSLGIIAYTITKHRLMDISVIISRLTAEIISIVFYGTIYLILIWLYRINVSTNTDLLFVLWSMVYGTIVGRTHHPVRLFLQTTSDKLFLRGKYDYYKELSNASARVGRKLSLASILGILYETFHDVVEISSPRIFLPENFSDPQKPSGRYVVYDGEPFSPLTDGPAVAVDSPLVTKLISSRHTEFMIKEINACLVTPCMLEDRLIAFFALGPKLSEDPYTDEDIRLLEVLASQVAIALDHTRSYEKIKNDYDANEKKLYDTERLLARSEKIASMANLIQEYNHEIKTPLAIMKSKIELLDNEGDIGNLNDFKKYMIEQINRASDIVESTLRLSTPTARQEIEINLNDVINTSLQLFPPSGVHLIKELNPTPLIMGDRDDLQTVFINLIKNAVEAMPDGGDLKVSTYSAIEANKAVAYAEVSDTGAGIPEENMEKIFEPFFSTHVTKGRGLGLSIVFRIIREHLGKIEVKSKVGVGSTFKMQFKALKK, encoded by the coding sequence ATGGCTGCAATAGTGGCATTACTATTGGGGCTATTAATATATTTTAAAAATAGGAAGTCGGAGAGGAATATCGCCTTTGCATTATTATGTTTGTCTACAATTGTCTGGCAACTTACTTGGACAATACTTTTTAATATACATGACAACGGAATCGCGGCGGTCCTTGTAAAAGTTGGTTATTCTGGAATAATCTTTCTTCCTATAACTATATTTCATTTCGCCGTAAAATATGCAGAAAAGAAAATCGATCGTATAATGTCATATATTGCATATGCGATAGGAGGCATCCTGTTAATTGTTTTATGGGGTACGGATTATTATATCAAAGGAGATTATCAATACTTTTTTGGGTATTATCCTAAGGCCTCTTATCTTCACCCCTTTTATTTAGTCCTTTTATTTATTCTCGTTTGTCGTTGCTATATTATATTTAATTCCAAACTAAGAGAGAAGGAATCTTCCGTGTTCCAAAAAGATCAGGCAAGATATCTAAAAATGTCGGTTGTGGTTTATTCCGTTGCGGCAACGGATTTTTTGGCCAATTATGGGATAGAGTTCTATCCGGTGGGATTTATTTTTGTTGTCTTGTCTTTGGGCATTATAGCTTATACAATCACTAAACATCGCTTGATGGATATATCTGTTATCATTAGCCGTTTAACGGCAGAGATAATTTCTATTGTATTCTACGGGACTATTTATCTTATTTTAATTTGGTTGTATCGAATAAATGTTTCTACTAACACAGATTTATTGTTTGTATTGTGGAGCATGGTGTATGGAACGATCGTCGGCCGCACTCATCATCCAGTCCGTCTTTTCTTGCAAACAACATCAGACAAATTGTTTCTCCGTGGTAAATACGATTATTATAAAGAGCTATCTAACGCCAGCGCCAGAGTAGGGAGGAAGCTATCTCTCGCATCCATTCTCGGCATCCTTTATGAAACTTTTCACGATGTTGTAGAAATATCAAGTCCAAGAATATTTCTGCCCGAGAATTTCTCCGATCCACAAAAGCCTTCCGGTCGCTATGTGGTCTATGACGGGGAGCCCTTTTCTCCGTTAACAGATGGGCCGGCAGTTGCTGTGGATAGCCCGCTTGTAACGAAGCTCATTTCCTCGCGACACACCGAATTCATGATCAAAGAGATAAATGCCTGTCTTGTGACGCCGTGTATGCTTGAGGATCGTCTGATCGCCTTTTTCGCGCTGGGGCCAAAACTTTCGGAAGACCCTTATACCGATGAGGACATCCGCCTGCTTGAGGTCCTTGCCAGCCAGGTGGCGATCGCCCTCGATCACACGAGATCCTACGAAAAGATAAAAAATGATTATGATGCGAATGAAAAGAAGCTTTATGATACGGAAAGATTGTTAGCCCGTTCGGAAAAAATCGCGTCAATGGCTAATTTAATTCAAGAGTATAATCATGAGATCAAAACGCCACTGGCTATTATGAAAAGCAAAATAGAATTATTGGATAACGAAGGGGATATTGGGAATCTCAATGATTTTAAGAAATATATGATAGAACAAATAAATCGGGCTAGTGATATCGTCGAAAGCACTTTGCGGCTTAGTACCCCAACGGCGCGCCAAGAAATAGAAATCAATCTTAATGATGTTATAAACACGTCGTTGCAATTGTTTCCGCCTAGCGGGGTTCATTTGATAAAAGAATTAAATCCGACGCCGCTGATCATGGGGGACAGAGATGATCTGCAAACAGTATTTATCAATCTCATAAAAAACGCGGTGGAAGCCATGCCCGACGGCGGGGATTTAAAAGTTTCTACTTATTCGGCGATTGAAGCCAACAAGGCGGTAGCGTACGCCGAAGTTTCCGACACCGGCGCGGGAATCCCGGAAGAAAACATGGAAAAAATCTTTGAACCGTTTTTCAGCACCCATGTAACTAAAGGCCGAGGGTTAGGCTTATCAATTGTCTTTCGCATTATTCGGGAGCACCTGGGTAAAATTGAGGTAAAAAGCAAGGTTGGGGTCGGTTCAACATTTAAAATGCAGTTTAAGGCGCTGAAAAAATAG
- a CDS encoding response regulator has protein sequence MEKPLILVVEDEIKTAENIAEILRRTERYNAVIAHNGIEAFEVLDKNKRLLGLAENKVKCIILDLKMPEMDGLQFIREFRKKEPFFKLMPIIILTAYEDEEKLNVTTHPSVGKAAAYLRKPFNRQELIDTVDRVFQEEIGHMIDETREKKYTRLEELEKEKKKGAGET, from the coding sequence ATGGAAAAGCCGTTGATTTTAGTGGTGGAAGATGAAATTAAGACAGCAGAAAATATAGCAGAAATATTACGGAGGACGGAAAGATACAACGCAGTTATTGCGCATAATGGGATAGAAGCATTTGAGGTTCTGGATAAAAACAAACGCTTATTGGGATTAGCGGAAAACAAGGTGAAATGCATCATTTTGGATTTAAAAATGCCGGAAATGGACGGCTTGCAATTTATTAGAGAATTCCGCAAGAAAGAACCGTTTTTTAAATTAATGCCGATTATTATCCTGACCGCCTACGAAGACGAGGAAAAATTAAATGTGACCACTCACCCGTCGGTGGGAAAGGCGGCTGCTTATTTGAGAAAGCCCTTTAACCGGCAAGAATTAATTGATACCGTCGATCGTGTTTTTCAGGAAGAAATCGGGCATATGATCGATGAGACACGCGAGAAAAAATACACGCGCTTGGAAGAGTTGGAAAAAGAAAAGAAAAAGGGCGCAGGCGAAACCTGA